The genome window GGTCAGAGAGCAGCGTCGGGGTGTCAGGGGATGTCAGGGGGCTCCCCCACGGGCCAGGGGGCAGCGCTGGGGTGTGAGGGGATGTTGGGGGCCTCTCCCACAGGCCAGAGGGCAGCATCGGGGTGTCAGGGGACATCGGGGGGCTGCCCCGCAGGCCGGGGGGCAGTGCCAGCCCCACAcactgcagcacagccctgcgGTCCAGCAGcgccggggggctgcagcccacgATGCTCTCGCAGATGCCCACGATGTGCTGGCACTGTGGGTGACAgcggggggctgagggggggcCCTGGCAGCACTGGGCCCCCCGTGCCTGCCACCCCCTCCTCACCCAGCACTTACAATCCGCAGGATCCGGCCGTCCCTCTCGGCCGCGGGACAGTCCTGGGGGGACAAGACGTGGAGCTGAGCGGGACAGGATGGCTCAGCCCCTCTCCATCCCAGCTGGGGGGGCCCCACCATGAACCCCCACCCTGTACCAcatcccccccacaccccagctCTCCCCCCCTCCAGCAGGCAGAGCTTTGGGGGACAGGAGAGCAGATGgctggttccccccccccccactccgACACCGTGCCCATCACCGTGGCCTCGGGGCAGCGCAGCGGCCCTGGGCACCCACCGCCTGCAGCGTCTCTGCCAGCTGGGCGCAGAGCAGGATGATGTCCCGGCTGGCTGAAAAGTCGTTGAGGGTGGAGAAGAGGTacctgggggggggcagagagcTCAGCCCCAGGTTGcggggggcacccagcacccatgggtgctctcACCCGCCCCGGACCTGTTGAGCCAGGAGAAGAGCCCCTTGGCGGCCCCCACCAGGTCGACGGCGCGGGCCAGGAGGGCGagggggggcggccggggggcagcccccgccgaCGGACCCCCCAGCACCAGGTCCTGGATGCCCTGCGCTACCTCCCGCAGCCTCTCCGTCAGCGTCCGCAGGCTGGTGCTCGCCAGCCCCACgtcctggggggggacacgggcagCAGGGGTCTTTGGGGTGCCCCCAGGTCCCCACCTTCACCCAGGCCAGGGTGCCCCTGAATCCCACCTCCACCCAGGCCAAGTTGCCCCCACATCCTCCCCCTCCAGCCCGGggtgcccccatgtccccccccctccacccagcGCAGGGTCCCtccgtgtgtccccccctccACATAGCCCAGGGTGCCCCTgagtgcccccccccccccagccaagGGTTTCCCCATTTTCCCCCTCCACCCAGCCCAAGGTCCTCCCACGCCCCCCGCCTTCCGCCACAGGAgtcccacagcacccatgggtgccagcACTCACCAGGGCGCGGAGCTGCTCCACggcctccagcagcagctcctggtgccCCAGGCGCCATACGCCCAGCACCTCCAGGGCCGCCGCCGACAGCCCCAGCAGGTCgggccccgccagcccccagCTCTCGAAGGGGTACCCCTGCACCGCCGCGTccagccctgcccacagccctgccctaGCACCGGCTGGACACCGAgggggtcccagcaccccccTGCCGGTGTCCCTGCTGGCCCCGGGGCCGGGTGACCCCAAGAGGTGACGCCTGGCTGCCGGGAGGGCCCTCTCCATGCGACGAGTTCGCCCGGTCTCAGCCCAGATGGCGGGGATGGccggacccccaccccaccccaccaccgGCCGGATCCGGGGACTGACCACCCCCAGGGACAAGAGGTGAGGGACGGGGAAGGGccgccaccccccccccccccacgccaGGCCACCCGCACGTCCCCAAGCCAGGGACaaccccccccagaccccccaccCCGAGGCCGGCAGTGGtgtccctccccagctggggaccAGCCAgggcgtggggtgggggggggctcACCTCGGAGCCAGGCGGCTGCCTGCGCAGGGCCCCAGGCACCCACGGGCTCCATGGCGGCTAGGCCGGAACCGGTGGCGGGAGCGGCTGCTCACCTGCGCCAGGGACGGGCGGCCCCATTGGCGCACCCGCTTGCCGCTCACCACGGCCTCCCGCCGCacccggggccgcccgcccaGGACGACCCTGCGGGGCGAGGCCCCACGACGCACCCCAGTGAGTCACGGGCCGGACGGTGACACATGGCTACTGAAACCCCCTGGGGAAACGGCACCCGCCCAGagagcccccccccagcctcagtttcccctcagCTGTGAGATGAGgtgtgtcgtgtcccccccagccacGGCACGCAGCGTGGGCTGAGCCCCAGCTACACTCATGACACTAGTGGGTGTCTCTCAGGAGCCAGGTGCCCTGCGGCCACGAGGTTTGGCCCCACAGACCCCTCTGCTcaaccccctccccaccgcccggggattttggggggggtcaccccccccccccaggcacaATTCCCACCCCTTCCTTtgcaggtggggaaactgaggcagggagcagcccccaTACAGGCCTGCAGAggccccccagctctcccaccccccaaatctgccctgggctggcacttctccccccgccccggcgtGTGCGCTTGGGGGAGCAGCGGGCGCTGATCGCGGCTGACAGCCGCTCGGCGCTCACCGGGTGCGTGCCGCCCTTTCCGAGGGGACCGCGGGGCTGGCAGGCGGGCGACAGACGCAGACACCCTCACGGTGGtcggggtgggggtcccggggtcgTGGGGGCTCAgtcccgctgctgctgctgaccccgcgaggcctgatcctgctgctCCCCGCCGCGCCATGATCATCCGCCCCAGACGCTTAACCCCGGGGTACTTCCGTCTGCTCCAGGTAAGGGGCGAGCAGGGTTGGGGGGAGCCCGTGGGGACCCTCAGGACCCTGCCCACGCTGCCCACCAGGCCTGCCGGCCGTGGGAGCCGTGCCCGGCCGTACCCTGGCTCCAGCgagggtgctgctggtggggagcCCCGCAAAAGCTGCATGGGACACCCCAAAAGCACCCCTGGGCGCCCCGGGGGTCTACAAAGCTGCCCCCATCGCCCTTACAGACCTGCTGGGCGCGATGGGGACGCTCAGGGCGCAGCCTCGGGTCCCCTCGCCCCGGGGGGTTTGCGGCTCAGGGTCTTGCAGcgctcccctctcctctcctctctccccccgcAGATGCAGCTGGCGGCAGGGCGGGGGGCCGAGCCGGGGGGGCGGCTGCTGAcccccctggccctgctgctggcggCCGCCgggctctgcctctccttctaCAGCACCCGGAGGATGGCTGGCCCAACCAAGGCCCCCCCGGAGCCgtgaggagggggctggaggggctggtCCCCAGGGGGGTGCCGGGGTCCCCCTCCGCCCGCTGGCCCCCGCCTGAGCGGAGCGACCGGCTGCAGCAACTTTCCAGCTGATCTGCGCCACGTCCAGCCCTTCCCTCCATGCCTGGGCGGTGTGATGCCCCGGCGCTGGGGGACACGCGCCTCTGTCCCCCTGTCTGTCCCTGCTTTCGGGAGCCGGTTCATCGACCAGGATGGAGAATGGAGAAGCCACCTCCCGgctccagagctgctggctgagCCCCTGACCGAGCTGCTGCGAGACACCAGAATCCGGCCACAAGACCAGAGGCTGAACGGACAGACAGACGGATGGTGGAGCCGGGTGCTgcatccatctccatctcccccCGCCAAGCAgaggggcccggggggggccccTTGTACCCCGCCGGCAGCCACgcagcctccccctccccatccctgtccccatccctgcggGGACCGTGCTGTGGCCGCAGCCAGCCCGGCCCCACGGAAAGGAGGTCAGCGCCGAGCGCTGTTAGGTAAcgcggcggggagggctgggaccAGCCCAGCCTCTGCAACAACGAGGGGGGGAGATGGGACCACGGGCTCGGTGATGTCCCCCAGGCGGGTGCATCCCGCTGGGATGGGGTCCGCAACCTTCCCGGtccccccggcacccaccgAACCCTCGCGGAGCTGCGTCGTGGGGCCGCCCCTAGTGAGATGCTAACAGCTAGATTTAGTCGCCTCCATCTTCCCGGGGCCGGGAGGGACAAATCCGGGCAAGCTGCATAGAAATAAACCCTTTCCTGCCGAGCACAGCTGCGGTGTCgtgctgcctttctgctgctccGGCCCCGTCCCCGGCTCGGCAGGAGGGATGAACCTCCAGCCTGAGGGttttgctgccagggctgcaTCTGCAGAGACCCACTCTGCAGGAATTTGCAGCAGCGGGCGGTGACATTGTCACACAAAGCCCCCtgagagctggggcagggtcaCCGGCCCGACCACGGCAGCATCAGGCTGGTGGACGCGAGGGTGGGAGGCTGGATCGTGCCAcatgcagccccagccctctaGGAAGGTAAAATCTCTTGCAGGCATTGAGTTTTAGGAGACAAGAGCCTAAAAGTGTCCCTGCCAGGGTGACACCAGCACTCCCCCCTCAAAGCCCAAACAGGCAGGGCCAGCACCACAACGAGCTGCTCGCTACAGACCCAAGTGCTTGATGAAGAATTCACTCAAGCACATATTCCCCACAAAAAGCATCCCCGTATCTGCTACGCATAGGCTGGGAACCCCCTGCCAGGAGGGCAAAGCAGAGGGAGCTTTACCACCCAGGGCAGGAGCACGGGGACGTGGCTGTTCCTCCGGGCTGGCACAGACACTGGCAGTATTTTCCTTTGCGTCACCGGGAAGAGCACAACACCGAGAGGTTGCCCTCCATCCCAAGGGGCGGCTGTCGCCTTCCAGCCAGGTGACGCTCACAGAGAGCTCTCAACACTGCCAGCCTGTTGGTTGACATATTTTAATGGGTGAGTCACCGGCGTAACCTCTGACCCAAGAAGAGAGGCTTAAAACCGCTCTAAAAACAAAGAGACAAGTGTACAGTCACGCCAGCACTTCGGGAACAAGCGGCTTGCTCCTTCCCCAAGAAGGAGGACACGCAGCGAGGGCACCCGGGGTCTCGCTGGCTCCTTCTCCTTGTTAGTGCTCCAGCGAGGAGGGGCTGCCGGGAGGAGCGGTGCGTTTGCTTGCTGGCAGGCTGCGCTGGGGCACGTTTTTCTCACAAAGATGAGGACAAAGACGCCCTTACGGAGCCGCCCGGCCCCTCAGTCCGTGCTCAGCTGGATGCCTCCATCTCGATGACTTCCTCGAGCGGCTGGGTCTGCACTTccaccttttttggggggatgtAGGAGCCCATCCCGGCGGCGcgctctgcctcctcctgcgTGTACGGTGCCTCCCGCAGCTGCTTCAACCTAcggggaaggcagagaggaaggcTGAAGCCTTCCACCCCAGCTCCTCAAAACAAGACTGGCCCTGAACCGACACTGACGCTGCCGCTTGCCTCGCCCTGAAGAAGTCAGGGCAGGGGGCCGCAGCCTGCTCCGGGGCAGGACACGGGCCCACGGGGCGGCTCAGGgtcccccccagacccccccttACCTCTTCTTGTGCACCTTGGACCTGAAGTGCTCCTTCATGCTGGTCAGGTCCACGAAGTAGCGCCTGGGGAGGGTAAGAGGCTGGGGGTCAGGGGGCTCCGAgatgggagcagggctggggggagccctACCGAGGGGCCAgggtccccccacacccctgggGCCAATCCCCCAAGGACCAGGGTCCCCCCTGAGACCAGAACAAGCTCCCCCCAAGGGCCAGGGTCCCTCCCGAGACCAGCACAGGATCCCCCCAGGGCTTAGAGCCCCCCTCACCGAGGCCCCCCCCAGGAGCCAGGGACACCCCCCCGGGACCAGGACATCCCCGCCGCAGGGGCCAGGGACCGCCCAGCACCAGGGCAAGGCCCCCCAAGGGTGGGAGCCCCCCCAAGGGTGggagccctccctccccagccccccccgcgaccaggacccccgggacccccaccccgggtGCGGGGACCCCCACCAGGGCCCGTcaggccccgctcccccgccccgccccacgCACGCGCAGTGCAGGCAGTAGAACTGGGCGCAGCCCGGCAAGTCGGGGTCGGGCTCCTGCCGCAGAAGCCGAGCGGCCTTCTCGGGCTGCAGGTCCCCGTGGATCTCGTCCAGGTCGCGGCGGCGCCGCTTCGTCTTCAAGTGCCGGGCCAGCGAGTGCGCCCGGTGCGCGCCGGTGCGACGGCCATTGCGCGGCGACATGGCGGACGCACGCCGGGCCCGTGCCGCGTAGCGCGCAGGCGCAGGCGGCtgcaggccccgccccgcgccggtACACCCCGCCCACGAAGCGGCAGACTCCGCCCATGAGGCGGCAGAGCCTATGCTTCGTCTGCGGGCCACGCCCACGAGGGGGAGACCACGCCCATGTAGcggcaggccccgccccccagctcagccccatgGCCCTGCCCTACGGCCGTGCCTCCCTGGGCCAGTGAATGCCCCCGGGGGACAGCCACGTCCCCAAGGGACCCCAGCACCCGGTGGCAGCGGTCCCCAGGCTGCCTCCGCGGTGGGGCACAGGGCCTGGCCTCGGTGCAGGCGGTGACTGGGGCCCGTGCTGCCCCGGTCACTGCTGTGATGAGCTGGGGGGGGCTCAGCGCACCGTGTCCCGGCACCGATCGTGtttcctccccgccccccgggtGATCAATTATAGATGGGGACCCACGGCGGGGGGAGCGCCGAGCCCCAGCGCCTGCTCCGCACTGTGGGCTTGGGGTGGGCCCAGACCTGGGGGTCCCCTGTGGGCGAGGGGCactgaggggctggggcaggggggcagagggagggtttgggggtgacCAAAGCAGccgcccccgcgctgccccTGGCTCAGACCAGGCTCAGGTTCCCCTTTGTGCATCAAAAGAGGCCCCTGAAACTTTAATGAAGCCACCAGATCTccggggcggtgcggggggGCCTGACCCCGCACCCCTCCCGCTCCCCACAGCACCCGCCGGCTCCCGGCCTTGCTGAGCCCCTCACCATGACCCAGGGCTTCTGGCGGCTCTACAAGGCCAAAGTGCTGCAGACCCTGGGGGGGGCACGGGTGGatggggtgctgcaggaggaggtagGAGGGGGGGTACCGGTACGACTGGGTCCCCCCAAAGTGGGGTGGCCaacctccctgccctccccttgcctgcacccctgccctCACGT of Ciconia boyciana chromosome 21, ASM3463844v1, whole genome shotgun sequence contains these proteins:
- the ZNF593 gene encoding zinc finger protein 593: MSPRNGRRTGAHRAHSLARHLKTKRRRRDLDEIHGDLQPEKAARLLRQEPDPDLPGCAQFYCLHCARYFVDLTSMKEHFRSKVHKKRLKQLREAPYTQEEAERAAGMGSYIPPKKVEVQTQPLEEVIEMEASS